In the genome of Calditrichota bacterium, one region contains:
- a CDS encoding LemA family protein, which produces MRKTGSLILIVIIVVILFLGLRGCSTYNALVSTDEEVKAAWAQVENQYQRRYDLIPNLVETVKGYAAHERETLIAVTEARAKVGQARTPQEVIEANDQLSSALARLLVVVERYPELKANENFIRLQDELAGTENRIAVERRRYTEVVQKFNTMVRRFPTNIIAGIFNFKVRETFEAVSPAREAPRVDFGSGTR; this is translated from the coding sequence CGCAAGACTGGCTCTCTTATCCTGATCGTCATCATCGTCGTCATCCTTTTTCTGGGACTACGTGGCTGTTCCACCTACAATGCGCTCGTCAGCACAGATGAGGAGGTCAAGGCCGCGTGGGCGCAGGTGGAAAACCAGTACCAAAGGCGCTATGACCTCATTCCCAACCTGGTGGAGACCGTCAAGGGGTACGCTGCCCATGAGCGGGAGACACTGATTGCTGTAACAGAGGCGCGGGCGAAGGTTGGCCAGGCACGAACCCCGCAGGAGGTCATCGAGGCCAACGACCAGTTGTCTTCGGCGTTGGCACGTCTGTTGGTGGTGGTTGAGCGCTATCCTGAGTTGAAGGCCAACGAGAACTTTATCCGGTTGCAGGATGAACTGGCCGGCACGGAGAACCGCATCGCCGTGGAACGCCGCCGCTACACCGAGGTGGTGCAAAAGTTCAACACGATGGTAAGGCGATTCCCGACAAACATCATCGCAGGGATCTTCAACTTCAAGGTGCGAGAGACCTTCGAAGCGGTAAGTCCAGCGCGTGAAGCGCCTCGCGTCGATTTTGGCAGCGGCACCCGGTAG